One window of the Burkholderia ubonensis subsp. mesacidophila genome contains the following:
- the irlR gene encoding heavy metal response regulator transcription factor IrlR, with amino-acid sequence MRILIVEDEPKTGAYLRKGLTEAGYVVDWVEDGITGLHQAETEDYDLLVLDVMLPGQDGWTLLQNLRRSKSTPVLFLTAMDDVGDRVKGLELGADDYLAKPFDFVELTARIKSILRRGQPRESNTLRVADLELDLTRRKATRQGDTILLTAKEFALLWLLMRREGEILPRATIASQVWDMNFNSDTNVVDAAIRRLRSKIDDAYEPKLIHTVRGMGYVLEARDGANR; translated from the coding sequence ATGCGGATTTTGATTGTCGAAGACGAACCGAAGACCGGGGCCTATCTCCGCAAGGGGCTGACCGAGGCCGGGTATGTCGTCGATTGGGTGGAGGACGGCATCACCGGCCTGCACCAGGCCGAAACGGAAGACTACGACCTGCTCGTGCTCGACGTGATGCTGCCCGGCCAGGACGGCTGGACGCTGCTGCAGAACCTGCGCCGCAGCAAGTCGACGCCGGTGCTGTTCCTCACCGCGATGGACGACGTCGGCGACCGCGTGAAGGGCCTCGAGCTCGGCGCGGACGACTATCTCGCGAAGCCGTTCGATTTCGTCGAGCTGACCGCGCGCATCAAGTCGATTCTGCGCCGCGGGCAGCCGCGCGAATCGAACACGTTGCGCGTGGCGGATCTCGAGCTCGACCTGACGCGCCGCAAGGCGACCCGGCAGGGGGACACGATCCTGCTGACCGCCAAGGAATTTGCGTTGCTGTGGCTGCTGATGCGGCGGGAGGGCGAGATCCTGCCGCGCGCGACGATCGCGTCGCAGGTGTGGGACATGAATTTCAACAGCGATACCAACGTCGTGGACGCGGCGATCCGCCGGCTTCGCTCCAAGATCGACGACGCCTACGAACCCAAGCTGATTCACACGGTGCGCGGCATGGGCTACGTGCTCGAAGCGCGCGACGGCGCGAACCGATGA
- a CDS encoding heavy metal sensor histidine kinase produces the protein MIRHVLPRSLRGRLTALIILSTSVILASSGVALYEALRNRIETSAAEQVGGIVAALRTHLADARTTADVAGNKDVWVDQLHGHPNMALAIYDAAGNRLVGTGGFSAYAPLLSLEARHLPAAFVAPRSTLSYLVASAPLAGADAPVVRVVVQYDRRADLQLLRAHAYTIVVIEVFGVVLAAAIAYGIAALGLSPLRRFAARAEQMSTSRLAHPLPELDAAGELKELEHAFNGMLARLDESFTRLSQFSSNLAHDMRTPLTNLQAAAQVALSQPRSADEYRSVIESGIDEYQRLSRMIEDMLFLARSEQAGTSIDVRRLDAAVEAERVAGYYEPLAEDAGVSVRVHGHAWVDADLTLYQRALSNLLSNALAYAPRGSVIEIDCVGTEGATTIAVSDTGPGIDAQHVARIFERFYRVDPSRHNSASGTGLGLAIVRSIMDNHGGECGVDSELARRTTFWLRFPHRPAVAKLSRA, from the coding sequence ATGATCCGGCACGTGCTGCCGCGCTCGCTGCGCGGGCGCCTGACCGCGCTGATCATCCTGTCGACGTCCGTGATCCTCGCGTCGAGCGGCGTCGCGCTCTACGAGGCGCTGCGCAACCGCATCGAGACGTCGGCCGCGGAGCAGGTGGGCGGGATCGTCGCGGCATTGCGCACGCACCTGGCCGATGCGCGGACGACGGCCGACGTCGCCGGGAACAAGGACGTGTGGGTCGACCAGCTGCACGGTCACCCGAACATGGCGCTGGCCATCTACGACGCGGCCGGCAATCGCCTCGTCGGCACCGGCGGGTTCAGCGCCTATGCGCCGCTCCTGTCGCTGGAGGCGCGCCACCTGCCCGCCGCCTTTGTTGCGCCGCGCTCGACGCTGAGCTATCTCGTCGCGTCCGCGCCGCTCGCCGGCGCGGACGCGCCCGTCGTGCGCGTCGTGGTTCAGTACGATCGGCGCGCGGACCTCCAGTTGCTGCGCGCGCATGCGTACACGATCGTCGTGATCGAGGTATTCGGCGTCGTGCTGGCCGCCGCGATCGCGTACGGCATCGCCGCGCTGGGATTGAGCCCGCTGCGCCGCTTCGCGGCCCGCGCGGAACAGATGTCGACCAGCCGGCTCGCCCATCCGCTGCCGGAACTCGACGCCGCCGGCGAACTGAAGGAACTGGAGCACGCGTTCAACGGGATGCTGGCGCGGCTCGACGAGTCGTTCACGCGCCTGAGCCAGTTCTCGTCGAACCTCGCGCACGACATGCGCACGCCGCTCACCAACCTGCAGGCGGCCGCGCAGGTCGCGCTGTCGCAGCCGCGCAGCGCGGACGAGTACCGCAGCGTGATCGAATCCGGCATCGACGAATATCAGCGGCTGTCGAGAATGATCGAGGACATGCTCTTTCTCGCGCGTTCGGAGCAGGCCGGCACGTCGATCGACGTGCGCCGCCTCGACGCGGCCGTGGAGGCGGAGCGCGTCGCGGGCTACTACGAACCGCTCGCCGAGGATGCCGGCGTGTCGGTCAGGGTCCACGGGCACGCATGGGTGGACGCGGACCTGACGCTGTACCAGCGCGCGTTGAGCAACCTGCTGTCCAACGCGCTGGCTTACGCGCCGCGCGGGAGCGTGATCGAGATCGACTGCGTGGGAACGGAGGGCGCGACGACGATCGCCGTGTCCGACACGGGGCCCGGCATCGACGCGCAGCATGTCGCGCGCATTTTCGAGCGGTTCTATCGCGTCGATCCGTCCCGGCACAATTCCGCATCGGGGACGGGGCTCGGCCTCGCGATCGTCCGGTCGATCATGGACAACCACGGCGGTGAGTGCGGCGTCGACAGCGAGCTGGCCAGGCGCACGACGTTCTGGCTGCGCTTTCCGCACCGGCCGGCCGTGGCGAAGCTGTCCCGCGCGTGA
- a CDS encoding DUF4148 domain-containing protein, whose protein sequence is MKAARMAALFVAAALSLGIAAQSAQAQGKTRAQVVDELKQAQHDGVVPTSKTQYPPTTDIVTRNKELHGISVHAGEASPQADRHDNLAGR, encoded by the coding sequence ATGAAAGCAGCAAGGATGGCAGCACTCTTCGTCGCCGCGGCGCTGTCGCTCGGCATCGCGGCCCAGTCCGCCCAGGCGCAGGGCAAGACCCGTGCGCAAGTCGTCGACGAACTGAAGCAGGCACAGCACGACGGCGTCGTGCCGACGAGCAAGACCCAGTATCCGCCGACCACCGACATCGTCACGCGCAACAAGGAACTGCACGGCATCTCGGTCCATGCAGGCGAAGCGTCGCCGCAGGCCGACCGCCACGACAACCTGGCCGGGCGCTGA
- a CDS encoding DUF4148 domain-containing protein, with product MRWVTEASCDGHELAPLADHSEGSFIDILQGANNMKRLRLTIAIAAASLSIAAFSEGAAAQSKTRQEVLQELLQARHDGVIPSTKNDYPASPALVERNREIHRATVHGGEPAPMFDAHDARVTVR from the coding sequence ATGCGCTGGGTGACGGAAGCGTCATGTGACGGTCACGAGCTCGCACCGCTTGCCGATCATAGTGAAGGCTCTTTCATCGACATCCTGCAAGGAGCGAACAACATGAAACGCCTGCGACTCACGATCGCCATTGCCGCCGCGTCGCTTTCGATCGCGGCATTTTCCGAAGGCGCGGCCGCGCAATCGAAGACTCGGCAGGAGGTCCTTCAGGAGCTCCTGCAGGCTCGGCACGATGGCGTGATCCCGAGCACGAAGAACGACTACCCGGCGAGCCCCGCGCTCGTCGAGCGCAATCGGGAGATTCACCGCGCCACCGTCCACGGCGGCGAACCGGCGCCGATGTTCGATGCGCACGACGCCCGCGTTACGGTGCGCTGA
- a CDS encoding O-acetylhomoserine aminocarboxypropyltransferase/cysteine synthase family protein, giving the protein MTDRASSSWRLETIAVHGGYRPDPTTRAVAVPIYQTVAYAFDDTQHGADLFDLKVQGNIYTRIMNPTTDVLEQRIAALEGGVGALALASGQAAVTYSIQTIAEAGDNIVSASTLYGGTYNLFAHTLPQYGITTRFADPRDPASFDALIDARTKAIFAESVGNPLGNITDIAALAEIAHRRGIPLIVDNTVPSPYLLRPFEHGADIVVHSLTKYLGGHGTSLGGAIVDSGKFPWAEHADRFKRLNEPDVSYHGVVYTEAFGPAAYIGRARVVPLRNMGAAISPFNAFQILQGIETLALRLERISDNTLQIAQHLARHENVEWVSYAGLPDHPDHPLVARYLSGRGPGLLTFGVKGGRAGGAKFQDALKLFTRLVNIGDTKSLATHPASTTHRQLSPAELAKAGVKEETVRLSIGIEHIDDLIADLDQALAQL; this is encoded by the coding sequence ATGACCGACAGGGCCTCTTCCAGCTGGCGTCTCGAAACCATCGCCGTACACGGCGGCTATCGTCCCGACCCGACCACGCGCGCGGTCGCGGTGCCGATCTACCAGACCGTCGCGTACGCGTTCGACGACACGCAGCACGGCGCGGACCTGTTCGACCTGAAGGTGCAGGGCAACATCTACACGCGGATCATGAACCCGACGACGGACGTGCTCGAGCAGCGCATCGCGGCGCTCGAGGGCGGCGTCGGCGCGCTGGCGCTCGCATCGGGGCAGGCGGCCGTCACCTATTCGATCCAGACGATCGCCGAAGCCGGCGACAACATCGTGTCCGCCAGCACGCTGTACGGCGGCACCTACAACCTGTTCGCGCACACGCTGCCGCAATACGGCATCACCACGCGCTTCGCCGATCCGCGCGACCCCGCGTCGTTCGACGCGCTGATCGACGCGCGCACGAAGGCGATCTTCGCGGAATCGGTCGGCAACCCGCTCGGCAACATCACCGACATCGCCGCGCTCGCGGAGATCGCGCACCGTCGCGGCATCCCGCTGATCGTCGACAACACGGTGCCGTCGCCGTACCTGCTGCGGCCCTTCGAGCACGGCGCGGACATCGTCGTGCACTCGCTGACGAAATACCTCGGCGGGCACGGCACGAGCCTCGGCGGCGCGATCGTCGATTCGGGCAAGTTCCCGTGGGCGGAGCATGCGGACCGCTTCAAGCGCCTGAACGAGCCCGACGTCAGCTACCACGGCGTCGTCTATACCGAAGCGTTCGGCCCGGCCGCGTATATCGGCCGCGCGCGCGTCGTGCCGCTGCGCAACATGGGTGCGGCAATCTCGCCGTTCAACGCGTTCCAGATCCTGCAGGGCATCGAGACGCTCGCGCTGCGCCTCGAGCGCATCAGCGACAACACGCTGCAGATCGCGCAGCATCTCGCGCGCCACGAGAACGTCGAATGGGTGAGCTACGCGGGGCTGCCCGACCACCCCGACCATCCGCTCGTCGCGCGCTATCTGTCCGGGCGCGGGCCGGGGCTCCTGACGTTCGGCGTGAAAGGCGGCCGCGCGGGCGGCGCGAAATTCCAGGATGCGCTGAAGCTGTTCACGCGGCTCGTCAACATCGGCGACACGAAGTCGCTCGCGACGCATCCGGCATCGACGACGCATCGGCAGCTCTCGCCGGCCGAACTCGCGAAGGCGGGCGTGAAGGAGGAAACGGTGCGGCTGTCGATCGGCATCGAGCACATCGACGACCTGATCGCCGATCTCGATCAGGCGCTCGCGCAGCTTTGA
- a CDS encoding O-methyltransferase, with protein MDQDQWTQVDAYFSATLVPSDDALDAALAASDAAGLPAINVAPNQGKLLQLLATIRGARRILEVGTLGGYSTIWLARALPPGGRLVTLELNPEHAKVATRNIARAGFADAVSVVVGSAKDSLAQLVEAGTEPFDFTFIDADKESNAVYLDAALKLSRPGTVIVVDNVVRRGRVVEPDNQDSDVVGVRDGFRFLAAQPRVTTTAVQTVGLKGWDGFAISIVGE; from the coding sequence ATGGATCAGGATCAGTGGACGCAGGTGGATGCGTATTTCTCCGCGACGCTCGTGCCGTCGGACGATGCGCTCGATGCCGCGCTGGCGGCGAGCGACGCGGCCGGCTTGCCGGCGATCAACGTCGCGCCGAACCAGGGCAAGCTGCTGCAGCTGCTCGCGACGATCCGCGGCGCGCGGCGCATTCTCGAAGTCGGCACGCTCGGCGGCTACAGCACGATCTGGCTCGCGCGCGCGCTGCCGCCGGGCGGCAGGCTCGTGACGCTCGAGCTGAATCCCGAGCATGCGAAGGTCGCGACGCGGAACATCGCGCGCGCCGGGTTTGCGGACGCCGTGTCTGTCGTCGTCGGCAGCGCGAAGGACAGCCTCGCGCAGCTCGTCGAAGCGGGCACGGAGCCGTTCGACTTCACCTTCATCGACGCGGACAAGGAGAGCAACGCGGTCTATCTCGATGCGGCGCTGAAGCTGTCGCGTCCGGGCACGGTGATCGTCGTCGACAACGTCGTAAGGCGCGGCAGGGTGGTGGAGCCGGACAACCAGGACTCCGATGTCGTCGGCGTGCGCGACGGGTTCCGGTTCCTCGCCGCGCAACCGCGCGTCACGACGACGGCCGTGCAAACCGTCGGGTTGAAGGGGTGGGACGGGTTTGCGATCTCGATTGTGGGGGAGTGA
- a CDS encoding nucleotidyltransferase domain-containing protein: protein MKREEAMKTVRSAHPVEPAVRERVLAELDDVERRHDVKVLFACESGSRGWGFASPDSDYDVRFVYVHRRDWYLRVEPQRDVIERPLDDELDVSGWELRKALQLLHRSNPTLLEWLDSPVVYREDALLASRLRALAGAFFSPLRGRHHYLSMAKKNFRGYLQGDTVRYKKYLYVLRPLLAVRWIDLGLGMPPMRFAELVARTVHEPAVLAELDALLELKMRAGEGEYGPRRPAIHALVESMLADAEHDREYKRPWGEVGMLDAFLLDVLERG from the coding sequence ATGAAACGGGAAGAAGCAATGAAAACCGTGCGCAGCGCGCATCCGGTCGAGCCTGCCGTGCGCGAGCGCGTGCTGGCGGAACTCGACGACGTCGAGCGCCGTCACGACGTGAAGGTGTTGTTTGCCTGCGAATCGGGCAGCCGCGGCTGGGGGTTTGCGTCGCCGGACAGCGACTACGACGTGCGCTTCGTGTACGTGCACCGGCGCGACTGGTATCTGCGCGTCGAGCCGCAACGCGACGTGATCGAACGCCCGCTCGACGACGAGCTCGACGTGAGCGGGTGGGAGTTGCGCAAGGCGCTGCAGTTGCTGCACCGCTCGAATCCGACGCTGCTCGAATGGCTCGATTCGCCGGTCGTGTATCGCGAGGATGCGCTGCTGGCGTCGCGGCTCAGGGCGCTCGCCGGCGCGTTCTTTTCGCCGCTGCGCGGGCGGCATCATTACCTGTCGATGGCGAAGAAGAACTTTCGCGGCTATCTGCAGGGCGATACGGTGCGCTACAAGAAATACCTGTACGTGCTGCGGCCGCTGCTCGCCGTGCGCTGGATCGACCTGGGGCTCGGGATGCCGCCGATGCGGTTCGCGGAGCTCGTCGCACGGACGGTGCATGAGCCGGCGGTGCTGGCGGAACTCGATGCGCTGCTGGAACTGAAGATGCGGGCCGGCGAAGGCGAATATGGGCCGCGGCGACCCGCGATCCACGCGCTCGTCGAGTCGATGCTGGCCGACGCCGAACACGATCGCGAATACAAGCGGCCGTGGGGAGAAGTCGGGATGCTCGATGCGTTCCTGCTCGATGTGCTCGAGCGCGGGTGA
- a CDS encoding RtcB family protein, producing the protein MSELDYQVMELAHGKPVKMWTTGVAVEEDAREQLRNTARMPFIFRHVAVMPDVHLGKGSTIGSVIPTKGAIIPAAVGVDIGCGMMAARTTLTASDLPDSLAGLRSAIERAVPHGRAPGRRDPGAWGNRTPQRVDDMWKELQPGFQRIVDKYPKLEKTNNYVHLGTLGTGNHFIEVCLDENDSVWFMLHSGSRGVGNAIGSLFIELAQADMRQHIANLPDRNLAYFNEGSRHFDDYVEAVGWAQDYARHNRQAMMDAVIEAARGVIAKPFGVDEHAVNCHHNYVQKERHFGEDVLVTRKGAVSAQKGQLGIIPGSMGAKSFIVRGLGNPESFCSCSHGAGRAMSRTEAKRRFTVEDQVKATQGVECRKDAGVVDEIPMAYKDIDAVMAAQRSLVEVVHTLRQVVCVKG; encoded by the coding sequence ATGAGTGAACTGGATTATCAAGTGATGGAACTGGCGCACGGCAAGCCGGTGAAGATGTGGACGACCGGCGTCGCCGTCGAAGAGGACGCGCGCGAACAGCTGCGCAATACCGCGCGGATGCCGTTCATCTTCAGGCACGTTGCCGTGATGCCGGACGTGCACCTCGGCAAGGGCTCGACGATCGGCAGCGTGATTCCGACGAAGGGCGCGATCATCCCGGCCGCGGTCGGCGTCGACATCGGCTGCGGGATGATGGCCGCGCGCACGACGCTGACCGCGTCGGACCTGCCGGACTCGCTCGCGGGCCTGCGCAGCGCGATCGAACGCGCGGTGCCGCACGGCCGCGCGCCGGGCCGGCGCGATCCGGGCGCGTGGGGCAATCGCACGCCGCAGCGGGTCGACGACATGTGGAAGGAACTGCAGCCGGGGTTCCAGCGGATCGTCGACAAGTATCCGAAGCTGGAGAAGACCAACAACTACGTGCACCTCGGCACGCTCGGCACCGGCAACCACTTCATCGAGGTGTGCCTCGACGAGAACGACAGCGTGTGGTTCATGCTGCACAGCGGCTCGCGCGGCGTCGGCAACGCGATCGGCAGCCTGTTCATCGAGCTCGCGCAGGCCGACATGCGGCAGCACATCGCGAACCTGCCGGATCGCAACCTCGCGTACTTCAACGAGGGCAGCCGGCATTTCGACGACTACGTCGAGGCGGTCGGCTGGGCGCAGGACTACGCGCGGCACAACCGGCAGGCGATGATGGACGCGGTGATCGAGGCGGCGCGCGGCGTGATCGCCAAGCCGTTCGGCGTCGACGAGCACGCGGTGAACTGCCACCACAACTACGTGCAGAAGGAACGCCACTTCGGCGAGGACGTGCTCGTGACCCGCAAGGGCGCGGTGTCCGCGCAGAAGGGGCAGCTCGGGATCATTCCGGGCTCGATGGGCGCGAAGAGCTTCATCGTGCGCGGGCTCGGCAATCCGGAAAGCTTCTGTTCGTGCAGCCACGGCGCCGGACGGGCGATGAGCCGGACCGAGGCGAAGCGCCGCTTCACGGTCGAGGACCAGGTGAAGGCGACGCAAGGCGTCGAATGCCGGAAGGACGCGGGCGTCGTCGACGAGATTCCGATGGCCTACAAGGACATCGACGCCGTGATGGCCGCCCAGCGCAGCCTCGTCGAAGTGGTGCACACGCTGCGTCAGGTGGTGTGCGTGAAGGGTTAG
- the rtcR gene encoding RNA repair transcriptional activator RtcR, protein MRKTVAIGFLGTVLDQGGRAHRRWRKWRPTVSLCEQPDLPIDRLELLHPPSYERLAKRVQEDLAQVAPHTDVRLTPMAIHDPWDFEEVYATLHDFARAYPFDLDREDYLIHITTGTHVAQICWFLLAESRYLPARLVQTGPPQQTDEGPSGPGTVSVIDLDLSRYNRIAQRFTHERDETVSFLKAGIATRNARFNALIEQLERVAVRSRAPMLLVGPTGAGKSFLAKRVYELKRGRHRLAGPFIEINCATLRGDAAMSTLFGHVKGAFTGAQHARAGLLRAADGGLLFLDEIGELGLDEQAMLLKAIEEKRFLPVGADAEATSDFELIAGTHRDLRQMVAAGTFREDLYARINLWTYELPGLAERREDIEPNLDFELDRFGREQGEQVRFNVEAKRRYLAFAASPRAAWAGNFRELSASVTRMATLADAGRITETIAEQEVERLARTWSAADDAGDLAGTVLGEHAAELDLFDRVQLERVLDVCRVSASLSEAGRTLFAVSRQSKKQPNDADRLRKYLARFGLDWDGVRRAFDALR, encoded by the coding sequence ATGCGCAAGACTGTCGCGATCGGTTTCCTCGGCACCGTGCTCGACCAGGGTGGCCGCGCGCATCGCCGCTGGCGCAAGTGGCGGCCGACCGTTTCGCTGTGCGAGCAGCCGGACCTGCCGATCGACCGGCTCGAGCTGCTGCATCCGCCGAGCTACGAGCGCCTCGCGAAACGCGTGCAGGAGGATCTCGCGCAGGTGGCGCCGCACACCGACGTGCGGCTCACGCCGATGGCGATCCACGATCCGTGGGATTTCGAGGAGGTCTACGCGACGCTGCACGACTTCGCACGCGCTTACCCGTTCGATCTCGACCGCGAGGATTACCTGATCCACATCACGACCGGCACGCACGTCGCGCAGATCTGCTGGTTCCTGCTCGCGGAGTCGCGCTACCTGCCCGCGCGCCTCGTGCAGACCGGGCCGCCGCAGCAGACCGACGAAGGGCCGAGCGGGCCCGGCACGGTGTCGGTGATCGATCTCGACCTGTCGCGCTACAACCGGATCGCGCAGCGCTTCACGCACGAGCGCGACGAGACGGTGTCGTTCCTGAAGGCGGGCATCGCGACGCGCAACGCGCGCTTCAACGCGCTGATCGAACAGCTCGAACGCGTGGCGGTGCGCTCGCGCGCGCCGATGCTGCTCGTCGGGCCGACCGGCGCGGGCAAGTCGTTCCTCGCGAAGCGCGTGTATGAATTGAAGCGCGGCCGGCATCGGCTCGCCGGGCCGTTCATCGAGATCAATTGCGCGACGCTGCGCGGCGACGCCGCGATGTCCACGCTGTTCGGGCACGTGAAGGGCGCGTTCACCGGCGCGCAACATGCGCGCGCGGGCCTGTTGCGCGCGGCGGACGGCGGCTTGCTGTTCCTCGATGAGATCGGCGAGCTCGGCCTCGACGAGCAGGCGATGCTGCTGAAGGCGATCGAGGAGAAGCGCTTCCTGCCGGTCGGCGCGGATGCCGAGGCGACCAGCGATTTCGAGCTGATCGCGGGCACGCACCGCGACCTGCGGCAGATGGTGGCGGCGGGCACGTTCCGCGAGGACCTGTACGCGCGGATCAACCTGTGGACCTACGAATTGCCCGGTCTCGCCGAACGTCGCGAGGACATCGAGCCGAACCTCGATTTCGAGCTCGACCGCTTCGGCCGCGAGCAGGGCGAGCAGGTGCGCTTCAACGTCGAGGCGAAGCGGCGCTATCTGGCGTTTGCCGCGTCGCCGCGCGCCGCGTGGGCGGGCAATTTCCGCGAGCTGTCGGCATCGGTCACGCGGATGGCGACGCTCGCGGATGCGGGGCGCATCACCGAGACGATCGCCGAGCAGGAGGTCGAACGGCTTGCGCGCACGTGGTCGGCGGCGGATGACGCGGGGGATCTCGCCGGCACGGTGTTGGGCGAGCACGCTGCCGAGCTCGACCTGTTCGACCGCGTGCAGCTCGAGCGCGTGCTCGATGTGTGTCGGGTGTCGGCGAGCCTGTCGGAGGCGGGGCGCACGCTGTTCGCGGTGTCGCGGCAAAGCAAGAAGCAGCCGAACGATGCGGACCGGCTGCGCAAGTATCTCGCGCGGTTCGGGCTCGATTGGGATGGGGTGCGGCGGGCGTTCGATGCGCTTCGTTGA
- a CDS encoding SUKH-3 domain-containing protein gives MAVRGGAPSIRTTIRYLRRIANLIPFVRTAFVPDPSGIAMIHVPSSVRPLFVHAGWRPVDEGGADAAAREHPGAAILREFDGLTVSVEPDDATGETCARTGLAFHALARKDEQILVWEQALRTTMIGVGEDDRGYHEFYADAHGRIFSTNCVVDGVYLCGYSFDEAVERLLLGRRATPLLLDGQASIPYYGEQLTRDDPRVMTAGQLASVGR, from the coding sequence ATGGCCGTGCGCGGTGGTGCGCCGTCGATCCGCACGACGATTCGGTATTTGCGCCGGATAGCGAATCTGATACCGTTCGTCCGCACTGCCTTTGTCCCTGATCCCTCCGGAATCGCCATGATCCACGTTCCTTCGTCTGTCAGACCGCTATTCGTCCATGCCGGATGGCGCCCGGTTGACGAGGGCGGCGCAGACGCGGCCGCCCGCGAACATCCCGGCGCCGCGATTCTGCGCGAGTTCGACGGCTTGACCGTCAGCGTGGAGCCTGACGATGCCACAGGCGAGACGTGCGCTCGAACCGGCCTGGCGTTTCACGCCCTCGCGCGGAAGGACGAGCAGATTCTCGTGTGGGAACAGGCGCTGCGCACCACGATGATCGGGGTCGGCGAGGACGATCGCGGGTATCACGAATTCTATGCAGACGCGCATGGCCGCATCTTCTCGACGAATTGCGTTGTCGACGGCGTTTATCTGTGCGGATACAGCTTTGACGAAGCGGTCGAACGTCTGCTGCTCGGCAGGCGGGCGACGCCGCTGCTGCTCGACGGGCAGGCGAGCATCCCCTATTACGGCGAGCAGCTCACGCGCGACGACCCGCGCGTCATGACCGCAGGTCAGTTGGCAAGCGTCGGACGATAG
- a CDS encoding TetR/AcrR family transcriptional regulator, producing MLTRDHWIAAGFDALDRDGHAGVSAERLARRLNVTRGSFYHHFRNREAFVRALLDEWESDCTGRRLAHAAQGHSLEDVLGRYLTIAAERRPERDIAIRAWARRDPLVAEYQARVDSARLSFAISMCRARIDGPADADLVGRVAHLCLIGGQHAGARNQAADFARLAQQALAMLRR from the coding sequence ATGCTGACGCGTGACCACTGGATTGCCGCCGGATTCGACGCGCTCGACCGCGACGGGCATGCGGGCGTTTCCGCCGAACGGCTGGCGCGGCGCCTGAACGTCACGCGCGGGTCGTTCTACCACCACTTCCGAAACCGCGAAGCGTTCGTTCGCGCGCTGCTCGACGAATGGGAATCGGACTGCACCGGCCGCAGGCTCGCGCATGCGGCGCAAGGCCACAGCCTGGAAGACGTGCTGGGACGCTACCTGACGATCGCCGCGGAACGGCGGCCCGAACGCGACATCGCGATTCGCGCATGGGCGCGCCGCGATCCGCTCGTGGCCGAATACCAGGCCCGGGTCGACAGCGCGCGGCTGTCGTTCGCCATTTCGATGTGCCGCGCGCGGATCGACGGCCCGGCCGATGCGGACCTCGTCGGGCGCGTCGCGCACCTGTGCCTGATCGGCGGTCAGCATGCCGGTGCGCGCAACCAGGCGGCAGACTTCGCCCGGCTCGCGCAACAGGCGCTTGCGATGTTGCGTCGCTAG
- a CDS encoding DJ-1/PfpI family protein, whose product MKHIALVAFDQFTDIDLFLMWDILGRNRDDWQVRIVGRHDELRSAHGLSVKTHGALADANDADVVLFASGKEGVPAAIADSAFIGAFRLDPSRQLIGSICAGAFILAKLGLLPEQRASTHPEAREALRATGVEPDERPFMSTGNVATAGGCLAALYLVGWAVERLFGADKRRETLRPVLPAGQQDIYERLIELSLRQGGDQGVAG is encoded by the coding sequence ATGAAGCACATCGCACTGGTCGCGTTCGACCAATTCACCGACATCGACCTGTTCCTGATGTGGGACATCCTCGGCCGCAATCGCGACGATTGGCAGGTCAGGATCGTCGGCCGGCATGACGAACTGCGCTCGGCGCATGGCTTGTCGGTCAAGACGCACGGCGCGCTGGCCGACGCGAACGACGCCGATGTCGTGCTGTTCGCGAGCGGCAAGGAAGGCGTGCCGGCCGCGATCGCGGACAGCGCGTTCATCGGCGCATTCCGGCTCGACCCGAGCCGTCAGCTGATCGGTTCCATCTGCGCGGGCGCGTTCATCCTGGCGAAGTTGGGACTCCTGCCGGAGCAGCGCGCATCGACGCATCCCGAAGCACGCGAGGCGCTGCGCGCGACCGGCGTGGAGCCGGACGAGCGGCCGTTCATGAGCACCGGCAACGTCGCGACGGCGGGCGGCTGTCTTGCCGCGCTGTATCTGGTGGGCTGGGCGGTGGAGCGCCTGTTCGGCGCGGACAAGCGCCGGGAAACGCTGCGGCCGGTGTTGCCGGCCGGGCAGCAGGATATCTACGAGCGGTTGATCGAGTTGAGCCTGAGGCAAGGGGGCGATCAGGGCGTCGCCGGCTGA